One bacterium genomic window, GAAATATAGTTTTTAGGATTCAGTAAAACCTGATTTTCGTGCTGCCCCGAAATATCAATTAAGAGCGGCCCAATTTCTTGCAGTTGCGAGAGTGTGAGGCTTTTCCCATTCGCAAAAATTTTAGAGCGCCCTTCTAAAGCCACATGACGCCTAATAATAAGCTCGTTTCCCTCATCAAGCCCCATGGTTTCCAACAGCTCTTTTAGCTCGGCAGAAACTTGAAATACGCCTTCTACCACAGCTTCTTTAAAGCCATGGCGCACAATATCGGTATTGGCTTTTTCACCCACCATAAGCCCCAAAGCTTCAATAAGAATAGATTTACCGGCCCCGGTTTCACCCGAAAGCACGGTAAAGCCCGAAGTGAAGTCTAAATCGGCTTTTTCGATAAGGGCAAAATTATGGATAGAAAGATGAAGGAGCACACTTGACGAATAAATAAACAGGCCTTATTAATCAAGCCCCAAAATGCAAAAGTTGGAAGGATGACAATATGCCATTGTATGAATACTATTGTGAAGGATGTAAGAAAAATTACGAAATACTTCAAAAAATTAGCGATAAACCGCTTAAAAAGTGCGAAAAATGCGGCGGGAAGCTAACCAAACAGATCTCCGAATCGGCTTTTCACTTAAAAGGCACTGGCTGGTATAAAACCGATTACGCAGGAAGTTCTTC contains:
- a CDS encoding zinc ribbon domain-containing protein; this translates as MPLYEYYCEGCKKNYEILQKISDKPLKKCEKCGGKLTKQISESAFHLKGTGWYKTDYAGSSSSKKESKKPEPTETKTSKKAD